One window of the Rhodococcus sovatensis genome contains the following:
- a CDS encoding inositol-3-phosphate synthase, which produces MGENSNAIRVAIVGVGNCASSLVQGVEYYKDADENTTVPGLMHVKFGKYHVRDVEFVAAFDVDAKKVGFDLSDAIFSSENNTIKIADVAPKDVQVLRGPTLDGLGKYYRETITEADGEAVDVAQALRDAKVDVLVSYLPVGSEEADKFYAQASIDAGVAFVNALPVFIASDPVWAKKFTDAGVPIVGDDIKSQVGATITHRVMAKLFEDRGVQLDRTMQLNVGGNMDFLNMLERTRLESKKISKTQAVTSNLQKEFNAKDVHIGPSDHVGWLDDRKWAYVRLEGRAFGDVPLSLEYKLEVWDSPNSAGVIIDAVRAAKIALDRGIGGPVIPASAYLMKSPPKQLADDVARTQLEAFIIDA; this is translated from the coding sequence ATGGGTGAGAACAGCAACGCCATCCGCGTGGCCATTGTGGGTGTAGGCAACTGCGCCTCGTCCCTGGTACAGGGCGTGGAGTACTACAAGGACGCGGACGAGAACACCACCGTCCCCGGCCTCATGCACGTCAAGTTCGGCAAGTACCACGTCCGCGACGTCGAGTTCGTCGCCGCATTCGACGTCGACGCCAAGAAGGTCGGATTCGACCTGTCCGACGCGATCTTCTCGAGCGAGAACAACACCATCAAGATCGCCGACGTCGCTCCGAAAGACGTCCAGGTTCTGCGTGGACCGACCCTCGACGGACTGGGAAAGTACTACCGCGAGACCATCACCGAGGCCGACGGCGAAGCGGTCGATGTCGCTCAGGCACTGCGTGACGCCAAGGTCGACGTGCTCGTGTCGTACCTGCCCGTCGGATCCGAAGAGGCCGACAAGTTCTACGCGCAGGCATCGATCGACGCAGGCGTCGCCTTCGTCAACGCCCTTCCCGTCTTCATCGCCAGCGACCCTGTCTGGGCCAAGAAGTTCACCGACGCAGGCGTTCCCATCGTCGGCGACGACATCAAGAGCCAGGTCGGTGCCACCATCACGCACCGCGTCATGGCGAAGCTGTTCGAGGATCGCGGTGTTCAGCTCGACCGCACCATGCAGCTCAACGTCGGTGGCAACATGGACTTCCTCAACATGCTCGAGCGCACGCGCCTCGAGTCGAAGAAGATCTCCAAGACCCAGGCCGTGACGTCGAACCTCCAGAAGGAGTTCAACGCCAAGGACGTTCACATCGGACCGTCCGACCACGTCGGCTGGCTCGACGACCGCAAGTGGGCCTACGTGCGCCTCGAAGGCCGTGCCTTCGGTGACGTGCCACTGAGCCTCGAGTACAAGCTCGAGGTCTGGGACTCGCCCAACTCCGCAGGCGTCATCATCGACGCAGTGCGTGCGGCCAAGATCGCTCTCGACCGCGGCATCGGCGGACCGGTCATCCCGGCTTCCGCATACCTGATGAAGAGCCCGCCGAAGCAGCTCGCCGACGACGTCGCGCGCACGCAGCTCGAGGCGTTCATCATCGACGCGTAG
- a CDS encoding metal-dependent hydrolase has product MNEHDPGEVSLQARNVTFDWSQTPLHWMPTEPIASHTVSALNLLLPEGERWFCATYTEALPLIADAKLREDVIGFIGQESMHAETHNVVLYDYLDVHDVDPRPFAAHAEYLMRKVLGPRPALSARAQKQQLVERIALIGAIEHMTAFLGDYALNSRWDEFGGDATMIDLFRWHGAEEVEHRNVAHDVAMYFGVGYFRRNISMLFAFLAFIVLMLRGTRFIVRQDPALKDRGYIALWWAWMSAMRRGSLPSLARMTKGVARYLKPSYSPENEGSTAQAVAYLATSPAARAALK; this is encoded by the coding sequence ATGAACGAGCATGACCCCGGTGAAGTGTCCCTGCAAGCCCGCAACGTCACTTTCGACTGGTCGCAGACACCGCTGCACTGGATGCCCACGGAGCCGATCGCCTCGCACACCGTCAGCGCGCTGAATCTGCTTCTGCCCGAGGGAGAGCGGTGGTTCTGTGCCACCTACACCGAGGCTCTGCCACTGATCGCCGACGCGAAACTCCGTGAGGACGTGATCGGATTCATCGGTCAGGAATCGATGCACGCCGAGACACACAACGTCGTTCTGTACGACTACCTCGACGTGCACGATGTCGACCCACGGCCGTTTGCAGCGCATGCGGAATATCTGATGCGGAAAGTGCTCGGTCCGCGACCGGCCTTGTCCGCCAGGGCCCAGAAGCAGCAGTTGGTCGAACGAATCGCGTTGATCGGGGCCATCGAACATATGACTGCCTTCCTCGGAGACTACGCGCTCAACTCCCGGTGGGACGAGTTCGGCGGCGACGCCACCATGATCGATCTCTTTCGCTGGCACGGGGCCGAAGAGGTCGAGCACCGAAACGTCGCGCACGACGTGGCGATGTACTTCGGCGTCGGCTACTTTCGTCGCAACATTTCGATGCTCTTCGCGTTCCTCGCCTTCATCGTGTTGATGCTTCGGGGTACTCGGTTCATCGTTCGGCAGGACCCAGCGTTGAAGGACCGCGGATACATCGCTCTGTGGTGGGCTTGGATGTCTGCGATGCGCCGCGGTTCGCTTCCTTCTCTGGCTCGGATGACGAAAGGCGTCGCACGGTACTTGAAACCGTCGTACTCCCCCGAGAACGAAGGCAGCACAGCTCAAGCCGTGGCCTACCTCGCTACGTCACCGGCAGCCAGGGCGGCTCTGAAGTGA
- a CDS encoding PadR family transcriptional regulator — translation MLELAILGLLLEAPMHGYELRKRLTGLLGAFRAFSYGSLYPALRRLQADGLIAEDAGPDTLVKRRARRVYELTPEGKKRFAELVADTGPQNYTDDGFGVHLAFFSRTPAEARMRILEGRRRQVEERREGLREAVDRASGTLDRYTRQLHELGLESSDREVRWLNEVIAAEQAGPTATPKSTHRTKPEGEPDHG, via the coding sequence GTGCTCGAACTAGCAATTCTCGGCCTGCTACTCGAAGCTCCGATGCACGGTTACGAGCTTCGGAAGCGCCTGACCGGCCTGCTCGGAGCATTCAGAGCGTTTTCCTACGGCTCGCTGTATCCAGCTCTACGTCGCCTACAGGCGGATGGGCTGATTGCCGAGGACGCCGGTCCGGACACACTCGTGAAGCGTCGAGCACGGCGCGTCTACGAGCTCACTCCGGAAGGCAAGAAGCGATTTGCCGAACTCGTAGCCGACACCGGACCGCAGAACTACACAGACGACGGATTCGGCGTCCACCTCGCCTTCTTCAGTCGCACCCCGGCAGAAGCCAGGATGCGCATTCTCGAAGGCCGGCGACGTCAGGTCGAGGAGCGCCGCGAAGGGCTCCGCGAAGCCGTGGATCGAGCAAGCGGGACGCTCGACCGCTACACCCGTCAGCTTCACGAGCTCGGACTCGAGTCGAGTGACAGAGAGGTGCGCTGGCTCAACGAAGTCATCGCAGCCGAGCAGGCGGGCCCGACCGCCACCCCCAAGTCGACACATAGAACGAAACCAGAAGGAGAACCCGACCATGGGTGA
- a CDS encoding alpha/beta fold hydrolase, protein MTTFRERAEARTVKADRAELSVYEHGNPDGPVLVLVHGWPDTHRLWDGVVPHLVEKFRVVTYDTRGHGASTGDGSVTEMKLAQLADDFIAVVDAVAGSTPVHVLAHDWGSVQVWEAICEPGSESRIASFTSISGPSLDHMGTWLQNPKLTPKGLWQLLTQLVSGAYTLFFMAGPLPRVFFRVFGRRWIWSTSLRIVERVDKRNVHLSPTFRRDMVNGLRIYRANVLQKVLRPQERYTQVPVHLLVTRRDPAIRPASFEGIERWVTRVSRTDVRSGHWLPLKNPALVARETCAFVERIEHERA, encoded by the coding sequence ATGACGACTTTCAGAGAGCGAGCCGAAGCTCGGACGGTGAAAGCCGATCGGGCTGAGCTGTCGGTGTACGAGCACGGAAACCCTGACGGGCCGGTGCTCGTGCTCGTACACGGCTGGCCGGACACGCATCGTCTATGGGACGGGGTGGTGCCGCACCTCGTTGAGAAGTTCCGTGTCGTCACCTACGACACCCGCGGTCACGGCGCCTCGACAGGCGACGGATCCGTAACCGAGATGAAGCTCGCGCAGCTTGCCGATGACTTCATAGCCGTCGTCGACGCCGTGGCCGGTTCGACGCCTGTCCACGTCCTGGCTCACGACTGGGGCTCGGTCCAGGTCTGGGAGGCGATCTGCGAACCGGGATCCGAATCCAGGATCGCGTCGTTCACCTCGATTTCCGGTCCGAGTCTCGACCACATGGGAACCTGGCTGCAGAATCCGAAACTCACACCGAAAGGGCTGTGGCAGCTACTGACTCAGCTTGTCTCCGGCGCGTACACATTGTTCTTCATGGCCGGCCCGCTGCCGCGAGTGTTCTTCAGGGTATTCGGGCGTAGGTGGATCTGGTCGACGTCGTTGCGCATCGTCGAACGTGTCGACAAACGGAATGTGCACCTCTCGCCCACGTTCCGTCGCGACATGGTCAATGGGCTGCGGATCTACCGCGCGAACGTTCTACAGAAGGTTCTGAGACCACAGGAGCGCTACACCCAGGTTCCGGTCCACCTGCTCGTCACCAGACGCGACCCGGCGATTCGGCCCGCCTCGTTCGAGGGTATCGAGCGCTGGGTGACTCGGGTGAGCCGAACCGATGTGCGCTCCGGGCATTGGCTTCCGTTGAAAAACCCTGCATTGGTCGCTCGCGAGACCTGTGCATTCGTGGAGAGGATCGAACATGAACGAGCATGA
- a CDS encoding DUF1707 domain-containing protein, producing the protein MASTSKYRSTALRARDIDRALTATALDTAYADGQLTFGEHRLRTERARTAVTLDELRRLVTDLQLDVDLPEPVTGRSAPTPRVLLALGSVVIVAAGLALFFATRDDGVEVAAVAAPVPSPVESVSMPLPDNVTPIVARPFVFDTAAGLDDFRARFIERFGSSEVLSLSLQVDEDSRADVYRLNDDGRVERIMVSGGFEPQKDTSLPEEGQLGFDWNLLDSAVVAAVIAGAPETVGAPQGVADWVNIDNDEGEQRISVSVSVPDLSGGRVETDFAGNPTRVSPAQR; encoded by the coding sequence ATGGCATCGACATCGAAGTACCGCTCCACTGCCCTGCGTGCCCGCGACATCGATCGCGCACTCACGGCCACTGCGCTCGACACTGCATACGCCGACGGGCAGCTCACTTTCGGTGAGCATCGACTCAGAACCGAGCGAGCACGGACGGCAGTGACTCTCGACGAGCTCCGACGGCTCGTGACCGACCTCCAACTCGATGTCGACCTTCCCGAGCCGGTGACAGGCCGGTCGGCTCCGACACCGCGGGTACTGCTCGCGCTGGGTTCGGTGGTGATCGTGGCCGCCGGGTTGGCACTGTTCTTCGCGACGAGGGACGACGGGGTCGAGGTGGCAGCGGTGGCAGCCCCCGTGCCGTCTCCGGTGGAGTCGGTGTCGATGCCATTGCCGGACAACGTCACGCCGATCGTCGCAAGACCCTTCGTGTTCGACACCGCAGCCGGTCTCGACGACTTCCGTGCCCGTTTCATCGAGAGGTTCGGAAGCTCCGAAGTGCTATCGCTGAGCCTGCAGGTCGACGAGGACTCGCGCGCCGACGTGTACCGCCTCAACGACGACGGCCGGGTCGAGCGGATCATGGTCAGCGGTGGGTTCGAACCGCAAAAGGACACATCCCTACCCGAGGAAGGCCAGCTCGGCTTCGACTGGAATCTCCTTGATTCGGCCGTCGTGGCAGCCGTCATTGCCGGCGCGCCCGAGACCGTCGGGGCACCACAGGGCGTAGCTGACTGGGTCAACATCGACAACGACGAAGGCGAACAACGTATCTCGGTATCGGTGAGCGTCCCCGACCTCTCCGGCGGGCGGGTCGAAACCGATTTCGCAGGCAATCCGACGCGTGTGTCGCCTGCCCAACGCTGA
- a CDS encoding IS110 family transposase — MITERTSVGLDVHARSVAAAAIDGVSGEIFRSTLTPDYEHIRSWIASLPGPTAVAYEAGPTGFGLYRALTEAGIRCEVAAPSKLQRPAGDRIKTDARDALHLAKLLRLDEITSISIPTVEQEAARDLVRAREDCRGDLMRSRHRLSKLLLRHGIVYCAGNAWTQGHDRWLRGDARRALTMPATRLAFDADYDHVLTMTARRDRLDAAIEAMAADSEFTPIVHRLGCLRGVATLTGFSLAVEIGDWNRFTGNTIGSFVGLVPSEHSSGGSRAQGSITKTGNTHIRRLLIESAWQHRPHYTLGATMTKRWDLAPAAARARGNAGNHRLHNRWVRFTERRKRPVVANVAIAREMAGWCWSLAVMDC; from the coding sequence GTGATTACTGAGCGTACGAGTGTTGGTCTCGATGTGCACGCACGTTCGGTCGCGGCAGCAGCGATCGACGGCGTGAGCGGCGAAATTTTCAGATCCACGTTGACCCCGGATTACGAACACATCCGATCCTGGATAGCCTCGTTACCCGGCCCGACTGCGGTCGCGTACGAAGCAGGCCCGACCGGGTTCGGGCTCTACAGGGCGCTGACGGAAGCGGGCATCCGCTGCGAAGTCGCAGCGCCGTCGAAATTGCAGCGACCTGCAGGTGACCGCATCAAAACCGACGCCCGCGACGCACTGCACCTGGCGAAACTTCTGCGTCTGGACGAGATCACCTCGATCTCGATCCCGACCGTCGAACAGGAAGCGGCGCGTGATCTCGTGCGTGCCCGCGAGGACTGCCGAGGTGACCTGATGCGCTCGCGGCACCGGTTGTCCAAACTACTTCTGCGTCATGGCATCGTCTACTGCGCTGGCAACGCCTGGACCCAGGGCCACGACCGATGGCTGCGGGGGGACGCGCGCCGAGCATTGACTATGCCCGCGACGCGATTGGCATTCGACGCCGACTACGACCACGTACTGACCATGACCGCGCGCCGTGACAGGTTGGATGCAGCAATCGAGGCGATGGCCGCCGACAGCGAATTCACACCCATCGTGCATCGACTCGGATGCTTACGCGGGGTGGCGACGCTGACCGGATTCTCCTTGGCAGTGGAAATCGGAGACTGGAACCGCTTCACTGGCAACACAATTGGATCGTTCGTCGGACTGGTACCGAGTGAACACTCCTCTGGCGGATCGCGGGCGCAGGGGTCGATCACCAAGACCGGCAACACACACATACGCAGGTTGCTCATCGAGTCCGCCTGGCAACACCGCCCGCACTACACGCTCGGCGCCACCATGACCAAACGGTGGGACCTGGCCCCGGCCGCAGCACGAGCTCGCGGCAATGCCGGCAACCATCGCCTGCACAATCGGTGGGTCCGATTCACCGAACGCCGCAAACGGCCCGTAGTAGCCAACGTCGCCATCGCACGAGAGATGGCCGGCTGGTGCTGGTCACTGGCAGTGATGGACTGCTGA
- a CDS encoding 2Fe-2S iron-sulfur cluster-binding protein translates to MPSRIRRCSANRRPRFPTSVGITGSTISQNSSLITPTRVIEISSLTAPLKFGRHALVTVPADKSVLDAVKPFRPDIAYSCRQGFCGTCRVPAVGRPAGMLICTERTAGERVVLDL, encoded by the coding sequence ATGCCCTCCAGAATTCGCCGGTGCTCGGCGAACCGCCGCCCACGTTTTCCCACGTCGGTGGGTATCACTGGCTCGACGATCTCCCAGAACTCGTCACTGATCACTCCCACGCGCGTCATCGAAATATCATCGCTGACAGCACCTCTCAAATTTGGGAGACACGCTCTAGTCACGGTCCCCGCGGACAAGTCTGTGCTGGACGCAGTCAAACCCTTCCGCCCGGATATTGCGTACTCCTGCAGGCAGGGATTCTGTGGGACGTGTCGTGTCCCGGCCGTCGGACGCCCCGCGGGCATGCTCATCTGCACCGAACGCACGGCTGGTGAGCGGGTCGTTCTAGACCTGTGA
- a CDS encoding ferredoxin reductase, translating to MNVALPIPDAMPPDLYGRRERDPLLRVLERLMNAHMHSLRFLHRGEVVGERRDRCLPVVVVHRAVEAHDDNVVSFTLASPDGGELPAWRAGAHIDVEMPSGRLRQYSLCGDPADGKHYRIAVRRIPSGDGGSIEMHDDVGVGSSLIIRGPRNAFAFAVPGHGSTADHLHFVAGGIGITPILPMMRLAYRLGLDWSMVYTGRSRASLPFLGEITDYGDRVTIRTDDVDGMPSADMLLTGSRTTSAVYACGPMPMIAVLNRGVHPGSEFHFERFSAPPIVNGAEFEVELARTGQLERVS from the coding sequence GTGAACGTCGCGTTGCCGATTCCAGACGCGATGCCGCCGGACCTGTACGGCCGTCGCGAACGGGATCCGCTTCTGCGCGTGCTCGAGCGACTGATGAACGCGCACATGCATTCTCTCCGATTCCTACATCGCGGCGAGGTTGTCGGTGAACGACGCGATAGATGCCTGCCGGTGGTGGTGGTGCACCGAGCTGTCGAGGCACACGACGACAATGTTGTCAGCTTCACGCTCGCATCGCCCGACGGCGGTGAACTGCCTGCATGGCGGGCGGGCGCCCACATCGACGTGGAGATGCCGTCGGGCAGACTTCGTCAGTACTCGTTGTGCGGCGACCCGGCCGACGGCAAGCACTATCGAATTGCGGTGCGTCGCATACCGAGTGGCGATGGCGGCTCCATCGAGATGCACGACGACGTCGGTGTCGGGAGCAGCTTGATCATTCGCGGTCCACGCAACGCGTTCGCGTTCGCTGTTCCAGGTCACGGGTCTACCGCCGACCACCTGCATTTCGTCGCGGGAGGGATTGGAATCACGCCGATTCTTCCGATGATGCGACTTGCGTACCGCCTCGGGCTGGACTGGTCGATGGTGTACACCGGGCGGAGTCGGGCCTCGTTGCCGTTCCTAGGCGAGATCACTGACTACGGCGACAGGGTGACGATCCGGACGGACGATGTCGACGGAATGCCGTCGGCAGACATGCTTTTGACGGGATCACGCACCACATCCGCTGTTTACGCGTGCGGGCCGATGCCGATGATCGCTGTTCTGAACCGGGGTGTGCACCCGGGTTCGGAGTTCCATTTCGAACGGTTCTCGGCGCCGCCGATCGTGAATGGCGCGGAGTTCGAGGTGGAACTTGCGCGGACCGGGCAGCTAGAGCGTGTCTCTTAA